A part of Methanohalobium evestigatum Z-7303 genomic DNA contains:
- a CDS encoding thermonuclease family protein, producing MSRKNKHKKKVHWTDGDSGTFSDGTRFRLQNVRAPESGQKGGQKAKRVAAGITGRSKNQVTVEEVGRDKYGRKLVKMKNKDGSINKRLRKKGYTDMGN from the coding sequence ATGAGTAGGAAAAACAAGCACAAAAAGAAAGTCCATTGGACTGATGGAGATTCAGGCACATTTTCTGACGGTACCAGATTCAGACTGCAAAATGTCAGAGCTCCAGAATCCGGACAAAAAGGTGGACAGAAAGCTAAGAGAGTAGCTGCCGGCATTACAGGTAGAAGCAAAAATCAGGTTACTGTTGAGGAGGTGGGTAGAGATAAGTACGGTAGAAAACTGGTTAAAATGAAGAACAAGGATGGGTCTATTAACAAAAGGCTCAGGAAAAAAGGGTATACAGACATGGGTAACTGA
- the csa3 gene encoding CRISPR-associated CARF protein Csa3 encodes MTNRTLITTIFDVEPVILCITKFSPSKVILLTEEDAADKKVESIETIEKTFGSMIEIKRKYTSLYDHVQVASDVADLIDEEHDKGNQIITNVSGSRKTQAFGALYGAYARKDMVKRVVYVTEEDHEIIDFPILSFNISTTKKSILEQIQSGTSSVGDIAQKLDISKGMTYNHLRELKSLGYITDEDGYKITDSGKLAGI; translated from the coding sequence ATGACAAACAGGACTCTAATAACTACAATATTTGATGTAGAACCGGTAATACTCTGCATAACTAAATTTTCACCGTCTAAAGTTATACTCTTAACAGAAGAGGATGCAGCTGATAAAAAAGTAGAATCAATAGAGACCATAGAAAAAACGTTCGGGTCGATGATTGAAATTAAAAGGAAATACACATCACTTTACGACCATGTACAGGTTGCTAGTGATGTAGCTGATTTAATAGATGAAGAACATGATAAAGGAAATCAGATTATAACCAATGTATCAGGCAGTAGAAAAACGCAAGCATTCGGTGCATTATATGGAGCATATGCACGAAAAGATATGGTAAAAAGAGTAGTTTATGTTACCGAAGAAGATCATGAAATAATAGATTTCCCTATTTTAAGTTTTAATATCTCAACAACTAAAAAGTCAATACTTGAACAGATACAATCCGGTACCTCATCTGTAGGTGATATTGCACAAAAGCTGGATATATCAAAGGGAATGACATATAATCATCTCCGGGAACTTAAATCATTAGGATATATCACAGATGAGGATGGGTACAAAATAACGGATTCAGGTAAGCTTGCTGGTATTTAA
- a CDS encoding AIM24 family protein, translating to MTNYTVNEFLEQTKQSDHSEEKFGLERGRILIANLEDDKIWAKTGSMIAYHGDIKFEREGITEHGIGKLLKSKLTGEEMELMKAQGTGQAYFAEDGKKISIIDLKGESITVNSNDLLAFEDGLDWDVHSMKSIAGAVSGGLFNVKIEGEGMVAITTHYDPLTFKVSKDKPIYTDPDTTVAWSGNLNPDINTDVSFKTFIGRESGESIQMKFEGEGFVVVQPYEEIYYNTVSNQ from the coding sequence ATGACCAACTATACTGTAAATGAATTTTTAGAACAGACTAAACAATCCGACCATTCAGAAGAAAAATTCGGATTAGAACGTGGAAGAATTCTAATAGCAAACCTTGAAGATGATAAAATATGGGCTAAAACCGGTTCAATGATCGCATATCATGGTGATATCAAATTTGAAAGAGAGGGTATTACTGAACATGGTATTGGTAAACTTCTGAAAAGTAAACTGACAGGAGAAGAAATGGAACTGATGAAAGCCCAGGGTACTGGTCAGGCATACTTTGCAGAAGATGGTAAAAAGATTTCTATCATCGATTTAAAAGGAGAATCGATTACTGTCAATTCAAATGACCTTCTAGCTTTCGAGGATGGGCTTGACTGGGATGTACATTCCATGAAAAGTATTGCTGGAGCAGTTTCAGGCGGACTTTTCAATGTTAAAATTGAGGGTGAAGGGATGGTTGCAATTACTACTCATTATGATCCTCTTACATTTAAAGTTAGTAAAGATAAACCGATTTATACAGACCCAGATACAACTGTTGCATGGTCAGGAAACCTTAATCCTGATATAAATACTGATGTATCTTTCAAGACATTCATTGGTCGTGAAAGTGGTGAATCAATACAGATGAAATTTGAAGGTGAAGGGTTCGTTGTAGTTCAACCATACGAAGAAATATACTACAATACAGTAAGTAACCAATAA
- a CDS encoding DUF4139 domain-containing protein, whose amino-acid sequence MKGNIKKSIISVALIALLAISIPLQVYGASDEKVEDYMIYDSHQGAVVEKQMSVDLEDGTQWITINTTSSLDFDKLRLSESNIELEPINSENVEVTEIKLNTANGFEENIGEEITVVFSSDQNITGKLVRTEGMNIVMDTDEGISYINRENINRMITENGNSPDVKAKIKAQTEGDYEFKLKYRMEGVTWNPSYELMLNDGPQSESEFEGDIVIQNPSGKTFDGQVNLISGDVRSGRVILPEYGDSMGSGAEAFKSTAVGDLQTIGRVNLYNLGMYTIDSYSQKSINYMNDNVDTDVNHVYKSSAHSDHSRTVSKQLTFDNNMKDLPEGRISIYRNHNGSEVMVGSDFIERTAEGNDVEIDLGKSYDIEGSTKVLDAQMNQNNITREINITITNHADETREVTVEHQWINGEIIDTNIEPAETLVDKAIWKIEVDANSEKNINFKSIEQKFDSRVEGTETSSTAVVKGSESASGSVSVER is encoded by the coding sequence ATGAAAGGCAATATTAAAAAATCAATAATAAGCGTTGCATTAATAGCATTACTGGCAATATCAATACCACTACAGGTTTACGGTGCTTCAGATGAAAAAGTTGAGGATTATATGATCTATGATTCCCATCAGGGAGCAGTTGTAGAGAAACAAATGTCTGTTGATTTGGAAGACGGTACACAGTGGATAACCATCAATACTACCAGTTCACTTGATTTTGATAAACTCCGTTTATCAGAATCAAATATCGAGCTTGAGCCTATAAACTCAGAAAATGTAGAAGTTACAGAAATCAAACTAAACACAGCTAATGGCTTTGAGGAAAATATTGGTGAAGAAATAACCGTTGTCTTCTCTTCAGATCAAAACATTACAGGAAAATTGGTTCGTACTGAGGGAATGAACATTGTAATGGATACCGATGAAGGAATATCCTATATAAACAGAGAAAATATCAACCGCATGATTACAGAAAATGGTAATAGCCCTGACGTCAAAGCAAAAATAAAAGCTCAGACCGAAGGTGATTACGAGTTTAAACTTAAATATAGGATGGAAGGTGTGACATGGAATCCTTCATATGAACTCATGCTAAATGATGGACCCCAATCTGAGAGCGAGTTCGAAGGAGATATTGTAATACAAAACCCAAGCGGTAAAACATTCGATGGGCAAGTAAACCTGATATCTGGTGATGTTAGAAGCGGTAGAGTTATTTTACCTGAATACGGGGATTCTATGGGTTCAGGCGCTGAAGCATTCAAATCTACTGCAGTAGGTGATCTCCAGACAATAGGAAGAGTAAATCTATACAATCTGGGAATGTATACCATTGATTCTTACAGTCAAAAATCAATCAATTACATGAATGATAATGTTGACACAGATGTTAATCACGTCTATAAGAGTTCAGCTCACAGCGACCATTCCAGAACTGTATCTAAACAACTAACATTTGATAACAATATGAAAGACCTTCCAGAGGGCAGAATAAGCATATATCGAAATCATAATGGTTCGGAAGTCATGGTAGGTAGTGATTTCATAGAAAGAACTGCAGAAGGTAATGATGTAGAAATAGACCTTGGAAAATCATATGATATCGAAGGTAGTACAAAAGTTTTAGATGCACAGATGAACCAGAACAATATCACAAGAGAGATCAACATCACCATTACAAACCACGCAGATGAAACAAGAGAAGTTACTGTAGAACATCAATGGATAAATGGAGAGATAATCGATACTAATATCGAACCTGCTGAAACACTTGTTGATAAAGCAATCTGGAAAATAGAAGTTGATGCCAACAGTGAGAAGAATATTAATTTCAAATCCATTGAACAGAAATTTGATTCCAGAGTTGAAGGAACAGAGACAAGCAGTACTGCTGTGGTAAAAGGCTCTGAATCTGCAAGTGGTAGTGTATCAGTGGAGAGATAA
- a CDS encoding PLD nuclease N-terminal domain-containing protein: MEKLTYKFLIPIILGILISVYGIILGYPINVLIAIIFALLFAFWLWVLVDCATREPSQDNDKLVWVIIIVFTHFIGALLYYFIRRPKRKAEFGE; the protein is encoded by the coding sequence ATGGAAAAATTAACATATAAATTTTTGATTCCTATAATACTAGGTATTTTAATAAGTGTATACGGGATAATTCTTGGATATCCAATTAATGTACTGATAGCTATTATATTTGCATTGTTGTTTGCATTCTGGTTATGGGTACTTGTAGACTGTGCTACTAGGGAACCCAGTCAGGACAACGATAAATTAGTATGGGTCATTATTATCGTTTTCACTCATTTTATAGGTGCATTACTTTACTACTTTATAAGAAGGCCAAAAAGAAAAGCAGAATTTGGAGAATAA
- a CDS encoding RNA-guided endonuclease InsQ/TnpB family protein has protein sequence MYLTQKNHLRTDKQTYETLKRLTKLSKNLYNFTLYTIRQYFFNYGKYLNKNTAYHTVKENENYRLMPSQVAQNTVETVDGSMKSFFKLLDKKRKGEYEKPVSLPKYLDKDGNFICTFKKDQLKVIDDKIRLSLGPEYGRTYGTRFLYFKIPDNIIGQYINQVRIVPKYKGRWFEIEYVYHEDGEIAELDYNSHLSIDLGVDNFATCVTTSGTAFILDGRGIKSYNRWWNKEKSRLQSVYDKQNVDDGIKMDRFSNKRFWKINDFMNQCVNHIVKHCLENRIGNIVIGEMKEIKQEQNIGKKNNQNFQTIPFARFKQKLVSKCEYHGINYHEVNEAYTSKVDALALEPIRKHNKYLGKRHKRGIFQSSTGRLINADINGALNILRKVIGDSLAGIVDSGDVNSPGRIRLSR, from the coding sequence ATGTATTTAACCCAGAAGAACCATCTCCGTACTGATAAACAGACGTATGAGACCTTGAAGAGGTTGACCAAACTGTCCAAGAACCTGTACAATTTTACATTGTATACGATTAGACAGTACTTCTTCAACTACGGGAAATATCTCAATAAGAATACCGCTTATCATACGGTCAAAGAGAACGAAAATTACAGATTAATGCCATCTCAGGTAGCCCAGAATACTGTGGAAACTGTAGATGGCAGTATGAAATCGTTCTTCAAACTTCTGGATAAGAAAAGAAAAGGAGAATATGAAAAACCAGTTTCACTTCCAAAGTATCTGGATAAAGACGGAAACTTCATATGTACATTCAAGAAAGATCAACTGAAGGTTATCGACGATAAAATCAGACTATCATTGGGTCCTGAATATGGTAGAACATATGGTACCAGATTCTTGTATTTCAAGATACCTGACAATATAATAGGTCAATACATCAATCAGGTCAGGATCGTACCGAAATACAAGGGTAGATGGTTCGAGATAGAATACGTATATCATGAAGACGGGGAGATTGCTGAACTTGATTATAATAGCCATCTATCGATAGATCTTGGAGTGGACAATTTTGCAACCTGCGTGACGACCAGTGGGACTGCATTCATATTAGACGGCAGGGGTATCAAATCTTATAACCGTTGGTGGAACAAGGAGAAGAGCAGGTTGCAGTCAGTCTACGACAAACAGAATGTAGATGATGGAATCAAGATGGATAGGTTCTCTAATAAAAGGTTCTGGAAGATAAACGATTTCATGAACCAGTGCGTTAATCATATCGTTAAACACTGTCTGGAAAATAGAATCGGCAACATCGTGATTGGAGAGATGAAAGAAATCAAACAGGAACAGAATATCGGCAAGAAAAATAACCAGAACTTCCAGACGATACCATTTGCCAGGTTCAAACAGAAATTAGTTTCAAAATGCGAGTACCACGGTATAAACTACCATGAAGTGAATGAAGCTTACACTAGCAAGGTTGATGCACTGGCTTTAGAACCTATCAGGAAACATAATAAATATCTCGGTAAGAGACATAAGAGAGGAATCTTCCAGTCATCTACAGGTAGACTGATTAACGCCGATATCAACGGTGCACTGAATATCTTAAGAAAGGTAATCGGTGATTCCCTTGCAGGGATAGTCGATAGTGGGGACGTGAACTCCCCGGGAAGAATAAGACTTTCAAGGTAG